The DNA window AAATTTCTAGCCCTTAAAATAGCCAGTTGGGCACCACTTAGGTCGCATGGCGTACGGTTACCAATTTCAGCAGGAATACAAGGACAATTGCCCCAAATATGGCCGAAGTTAGGTATACTCCGCTAAATATTGGACCAATCCTTAAAAGTGCAGACCCCACCCAGGCGCCCAAGAAACCTACGATAATTGTTCCTATCCAGTCAGCACCCGTCTTTATGCCCATTATTAGCTCAAAAATTGCTCCTATTACTGCAGCAATAACAAACAGGAGAAAAAGACCACCTAATGTCATGATGTATCA is part of the Armatimonadota bacterium genome and encodes:
- a CDS encoding GlsB/YeaQ/YmgE family stress response membrane protein, whose protein sequence is MTLGGLFLLFVIAAVIGAIFELIMGIKTGADWIGTIIVGFLGAWVGSALLRIGPIFSGVYLTSAIFGAIVLVFLLKLVTVRHAT